One Gambusia affinis linkage group LG15, SWU_Gaff_1.0, whole genome shotgun sequence genomic window carries:
- the ephb4a gene encoding ephrin type-B receptor 4a, whose amino-acid sequence MEVILKNMLLLLGCILFLDLARLADAEEEVLMNTKSETSDLKWTIFSQDKSESQWEEVSGLDEENNSVRTFQICQLESSSSQWLRSGFIQRRSASQVYVELRFTMMECSSRSTHHRSCKETFNLYYYQADSNEATATYPPWMENPYTKVDTVAADFLLRKGGERKFNVKTLRLGLLSKRGFYLAFQSQGACMALLSVRVFFKKCPPLVSVLSSFPETVPRYLVQEAQGSCVEHASLQGLRPRPPKLFCGEDGQWVGQPTTSCACLPGFEPVEMQTRCAACPVGQFKSGTEGRCRDCPEYSQAPIRGSATCACRSGYLRAESDPAESPCSKPPSAPRSVIPQINDTTLTLEWNEPLDRGYREDLSYSIRCSVCRSPRGTCLPCGDNVSYRPAHEGLQGRRVEVWGLLPHTTYTFTVLALNGVSPLSTKEPAGESINITTNHEVPSLVSAIRKSDSTESSLTLQWSVPDQPHYNVLMYQLRYCEKERRSENPCSYTETKRNQAVLTDLRRATQYEVQVRARTQAGYGSFSSAVVFRTLPDGYDSASQFLVPGILIAVGMLLLVIFVVLAVFCLRRHSRVKDPELSDKNSQYLIGQGVKVYIDPFTYEDPNEAVREFAKEIDVSFVKIEEVIGAGEFGEVCRGRLKIPGKKENYVAIKTLKGGYTEKQRRDFLSEASIMGQFQHPNIIHLEGIITASCPVMILTEFMENGALDSFLRLNDSQFTPIQLVGMLRGIASGMKYLAEMSYVHRDLAARNILINSNLVCKVSDFGLSRFLQENSSDPTYTSSLGGKIPIRWTAPEAIAFRKFTSASDVWSYGIVMWEVMSFGERPYWDMSNQDVINAIEQDYRLPPPPDCPSHLHQLMLDCWQKDRSARPRFADLVSALDKLIRNPASLKIVAQEAGGPSYPLLDQRAPLALSPCSSVGDWLRAIKMERYEDSFLQAGFNSIDQLAQITAQDLLHMGVTLAGHQRKILSSIQTMTLQNKSTATVTF is encoded by the exons AGGTCCTGATGAACACCAAGAGCGAGACGTCGGATCTCAAATGGACCATCTTCTCCCAAGACAAATCCGAG TCTCAGTGGGAGGAAGTGAGCGGTTTGGATGAGGAGAACAACAGCGTGAGGACCTTTCAGATCTGCCAGCTGGAAAGCTCGTCCAGCCAGTGGCTGCGCAGCGGCTTCATCCAAAGGCGAAGCGCCTCTCAGGTTTACGTGGAGCTGCGTTTCACCATGATGGAGTGTTCGTCCAGGAGCACGCACCACCGCAGCTGTAAAGAGACTTTTAACCTCTACTACTACCAGGCGGACTCCAACGAGGCCACGGCCACGTACCCGCCCTGGATGGAGAACCCTTACACTAAG GTGGACACAGTGGCTGCAGACTTTCTCCTGAGGAAGGGTGGGGAGCGGAAATTCAATGTGAAGACCCTGAGGCTGGGCCTGCTAAGCAAGAGGGGTTTCTACTTGGCGTTTCAGTCTCAGGGCGCCTGCATGGCTCTGCTCTCTGTCAGGGTGTTCTTCAAGAAGTGTCCTCCCCTCGTCAGCGTGCTCTCGTCTTTCCCAGAGACAGTCCCCCGTTATTTAGTGCAGGAGGCGCAGGGTTCGTGCGTGGAGCACGCCTCCCTGCAGGGGCTCCGACCCCGACCCCCTAAGCTGTTCTGTGGCGAAGACGGCCAGTGGGTGGGGCAGCCGACAACTTCCTGCGCTTGTCTGCCTGGATTTGAGCCGGTGGAGATGCAGACCCGCTGCGCAG CCTGTCCCGTGGGTCAGTTCAAGTCGGGCACAGAGGGACGCTGCAGAGACTGTCCAGAATACAGCCAGGCCCCCATCAGGGGGTCGGCCACGTGTGCGTGTCGCTCCGGATACCTACGTGCGGAGTCCGACCCTGCAGAAAGCCCTTGCTCCA AGCCTCCGTCGGCTCCTCGCAGCGTCATCCCCCAGATCAACGACACCACGCTCACGCTGGAGTGGAACGAGCCTCTGGACAGAGGCTACAGAGAGGACCTGAGCTACTCCATCAGGTGCTCTGTATGCAGGTCGCCCAGGGGAACCTGTCTCCCCTGCGGAGACAACGTCAGCTACCGTCCGGCTCACGAAGGCCTGCAGGGTCGCAGGGTGGAGGTGTGGGGTCTGCTGCCTCACACAACGTACACCTTCACCGTCCTGGCGCTCAACGGGGTGTCTCCGCTCAGCACCAAGGAGCCTGCTGGCGAAAGCATCAATATCACCACCAACCATGAAG TGCCATCGCTTGTGTCTGCGATTCGGAAGAGTGACTCCACAGAGAGCAGCCTGACTCTGCAGTGGTCGGTCCCAGATCAGCCGCACTACAACGTGCTGATGTATCAGCTGCGCTACTGCGAGAAG GAGAGACGCAGTGAAAATCCGTGCTCATACACAGAGACGAAGAGAAACCAGGCTGTGCTGACAGACCTCCGCAGGGCCACTCAGTATGAAGTGCAGGTTCGGGCGCGCACCCAGGCCGGTTATGGCAGCTTCAGTTCTGCAGTCGTCTTCCGCACCCTGCCTGATg GTTATGACTCTGCCTCCCAGTTCTTGGTGCCCGGCATCCTTATCGCAGTCGGGATGCTGCTGCTCGTCATTTTTGTCGTCTTAGCCGTCTTCTGCCTACG ccGACACAGCCGAGTTAAAGATCCCGAGCTGAGCGACAAAAACAGCCAGTACCTCATTGGCCAAG GGGTCAAGGTTTACATCGACCCTTTCACCTACGAGGACCCTAATGAGGCGGTGCGAGAGTTTGCCAAGGAAATCGATGTTTCCTTTGTCAAGATAGAGGAGGTTATCGGTGCCG GCGAGTTCGGGGAGGTGTGTCGAGGACGGCTGAAAATCccagggaaaaaagaaaactacgTGGCGATCAAGACCCTAAAGGGCGGCTACACCGAGAAGCAGAGGAGGGACTTCCTGTCCGAGGCATCCATCATGGGGCAGTTCCAGCACCCCAACATCATCCACCTGGAGGGCATCATAACAGCCAGCTGTCCAGTGATGATCCTCACCGAGTTCATGGAGAACGGCGCGCTGGACTCCTTCCTGCGG CTCAACGACAGCCAGTTCACGCCCATCCAGCTAGTGGGGATGCTGCGCGGCATCGCCTCGGGCATGAAGTACCTGGCAGAGATGAGCTACGTCCACAGAGACTTGGCTGCCCGCAACATCCTGATCAACAGCAACCTGGTGTGCAAGGTGTCCGACTTTGGCTTGTCACGCTTCCTGCAGGAGAACTCCTCCGACCCGACTTACACCAGCTCTCTG gGAGGCAAGATTCCCATCCGCTGGACAGCACCCGAGGCGATAGCCTTCAGAAAGTTTACCTCTGCCTCAGACGTGTGGAGCTACGGCATTGTTATGTGGGAGGTCATGTCTTTTGGAGAGAGACCGTACTGGGACATGAGTAACCAGGAT GTAATCAATGCCATCGAGCAGGACTACCGGCTGCCCCCGCCGCCCGACTGCCCCTCCCACCTGCACCAGCTCATGCTGGACTGCTGGCAGAAGGACCGCTCCGCGCGTCCCCGCTTCGCAGACCTCGTCAGCGCTCTGGACAAACTCATCCGCAACCCGGCCTCGCTGAAAATAGTCGCCCAAGAAGCAGGAGG GCCGTCCTACCCCCTGCTGGACCAGCGCGCACCTTTGGCTCTCTCGCCGTGTTCTTCAGTCGGCGATTGGCTGAGGGCTATCAAGATGGAGCGCTATGAGGACAGCTTCCTGCAGGCTGGCTTCAACTCAATAGATCAGCTGGCCCAAATCACTGCACA gGATCTGCTGCACATGGGTGTGACTTTAGCTGGACATCAGAGGAAAATCCTCTCTAGCATTCAGACAATGACCTTGCAAAACAAGAGCACGGCGACTGTGACATTCTAG